A DNA window from Solanum lycopersicum chromosome 3, SLM_r2.1 contains the following coding sequences:
- the LOC101256851 gene encoding uncharacterized protein isoform X1: MKVGVVGAGINGLISAYALAKCGVKVVIYEKEHFIGGHAKTVAVDGVELDLGFIIFNRVTYPYMMEFFECLGVDMETYHMSLSVSLDHGHGCEWGTRKGFSSLFAQKKNLLNPYFLQMIREIIRFKQDVISYLEEVDNNPDIDCNETLGQFIKSHGYSELFQKAYLIPICASIWSCPLAGVLSFSSYYILLFFRDHHLLQIFDLPQLLTVRWRSQTYVNKVKEELEKRGCQIRTGCEVNSVSTNEEGCTIACTDGATEVYDGCIITTHAPDTLKMLGEEATYDETRILGAFHYIYSDIFLHRDKTFLPHNPEAWIACNFLGTMNDRSCVTYSLNIMQNLGDSNQPYLVTLDPPQEPDHTLLKWTTGHLVPSVAASKASNELHQIQGKRGIWFCGTYQGYGFHEDGLKAGMVAADGMLRRNCRILDNPKHMVPTWTETGARLVVTRFLKSFIETGCIILLEEGGTIFTFQGTDRKCCLKVLLRIHSTKFYWKVATQADLGLADAFIHGDFSFVDKNEGLLNLLMIFVANRDMKASVKRSSKKRGWWMPLIFTAALSSAKYFIQHVSNHNTLTQARRNISRHYDLSNELFSLFLDETMTYSCAIFKSEDEDLKDAQLRKIRRLISKAKISAEHHILEIGFGWGSLAMEVVKQTGCKYTGITLSEQQLEYAQLRVEQAGLQDQITFLLCDYRQIPNKDKYDRIISCGMLEHVGHDFIGEFFTCCESALAEYGLLVLQFISIPDERYEEYRQSSDFMKEYIFPGGCVPALSRVTSAMAAASRLCVEHLEEIGIHYYQTLRCWRENFLKNKSQIRSLGFDDKFIRTWEYYFDYCAAGFKTCTIGDYQIVFSRPGNVAVFGDPYNYSPSTYYRV; this comes from the exons ATGAAAGTAGGTGTGGTGGGGGCAGGGATAAATGGACTTATTTCTGCATATGCATTGGCAAAATGTGGGGTCAAAGTTGTAATTTACGAGAAGGAACATTTTATCGGCGGCCATGCTAAGACCGTCGCCGTTGACGGCGTCGAACTTGACCTTGGGTTTATCATCTTTAATAGA GTAACTTATCCATACATGATGGAATTTTTTGAGTGCCTTGGAGTTGATATGGAGACCTATCATATGTCATTATCAGTGAGCTTAGACCATGGCCATGGTTGCGAATGGGGTACTCGAAAGggattctctagtttgtttgcACAGAAGAAGAATCTCTTGAATCCATATTTTTTGCAAATGATTAGAGAAATCATCAGATTCAAACAGGATGTCATAAG TTACCTTGAAGAAGTTGACAATAATCCCGACATTGATTGCAATGAAACGTTAGGGCAATTTATTAAGTCACATGGCTATTCAGAGTTATTTCAGAAGGCTTATCTG ATTCCAATATGTGCTTCAATCTGGTCCTGTCCCTTAGCAGGAGTATTGAGCTTTTCTTCTTACTACATTCTTTTATTCTTCCGCGACCACCATCTTCTGCAG ATCTTTGATCTCCCTCAATTGCTAACTGTAAGATGGCGATCACAGACATATGTAAATAAG GTTAAGGAAGAGCTGGAGAAGAGAGGTTGCCAAATAAGAACTGGTTGTGAAGTAAATTCTGTATCGACAAATGAAGAAG GTTGTACCATAGCTTGCACTGATGGTGCCACAGAAGTATATGATGGATGCATAATCACTACACATGCTCCAGATACTCTGAAAATGTTAGGCGAAGAGGCAACATATGATGAAACAAGAATACTAGGTGCTTTCCATTATATCTATAG TGATATTTTTCTTCATCGTGACAAAACATTCCTGCCTCACAATCCGGAAGCATGGATTGCTTGTAACTTTCTTGGAACCATGAATGATAGATCATGTGTCACATATTCGCTCAATATAATGCAG AATCTTGGTGACTCGAACCAGCCTTATCTCGTAACCCTCGATCCTCCTCAAGAACCAGATCATACGTTGCTTAAATGGACAACAGGCCACCTAGTCCCTTCAGTTGCTGCGTCAAAAGCTTCGAATGAGCTACATCAAATCCAAGGGAAGAGAGGAATATGGTTTTGTGGAACATATCAAG GGTACGGTTTCCATGAGGATGGACTAAAG GCGGGTATGGTTGCTGCAGATGGCATGCTTAGAAGAAATTGTCGTATTCTGGACAATCCCAAGCACATGGTACCAACCTGGACTGAAACAGGAGCACGCCTCGTCGTTACTAGATTCCTCAAAAGTTTCATTGAAACTGGATGCATAAT CTTGTTGGAAGAAGGAGGTACAATTTTCACTTTCCAAGGAACAGATAGGAAATGCTGTCTCAAAGTTTTGCTTAGAATCCATAGTACAAAGTTTTACTGGaag GTTGCAACTCAAGCTGATCTAGGCCTTGCTGATGCCTTTATTCATGGGGATTTCTCTTttgttgataagaatgaagGTCTTCTCAATCTTCTCATG ATATTTGTTGCCAATAGAGATATGAAAGCATCTGTTAAAAGGTCTAGCAAGAAAAG AGGTTGGTGGATGCCATTGATTTTTACAGCAGCACTGTCATCTGCAAAATATTTCATTCAACACGTCTCGAATCATAACACTCTGACTCAGGCTCGTCGGAATATTTCTCGCCATTATGACCTG AGTAATGAACTCTTCTCACTCTTTCTGGATGAGACAATGACATATTCATGTGCAATATTCAAG AGTGAGGATGAAGACCTAAAAGATGCACAACTGAGAAAGATTCGTCGTCTCATTAGTAAG GCAAAGATTAGCGCAGAACATCATATATTAGAGATTGGATTTGGTTGGGGAAGTTTGGCTATGGAAGTTGTCAAGCAAACAGGATGTAAATATACTGGAATAACTCTCTCAGAGCAGCAACTAGAGTATGCACAGTTGAGAGTTGAGCAAGCAGGCCTTCAG GATCAAATAACATTTCTCCTATGTGACTATCGCCAAATCCCAAATAAGGACAAGTATGATAGGATTATATCATG CGGTATGTTAGAACATGTTGGTCATGATTTCATAGGGGAATTCTTTACTTGCTGTGAGTCTGCATTGGCAGAATATGGACTTCTAGTCCTGCAG TTCATTTCGATACCAGACGAGAGGTATGAAGAATACAGGCAGAGCTCAGACTTCATGAAAGAGTATATATTTCCAGGTGGATGCGTGCCCGCACTAAGTCGAGTAACATCAGCCATGGCTGCTGCATCGAGACTATG TGTCGAGCACCTGGAGGAGATAGGAATTCATTACTACCAGACACTGAGATGTTGGCGAGAAAACTTCCTGAAAAACAAAAG CCAAATTCGTTCTTTGGGATTCGATGACAAGTTCATCAGGACATGGGAGTACTACTTTGACTATTGTGCTGCTGGATTCAAAACGTGCACAATAGGAGATTATCAG aTTGTATTTTCAAGGCCAGGCAATGTTGCAGTTTTTGGTGATCCTTACAATTACTCCCCTTCAACTTATTATAGAGTTTAA
- the LOC101256851 gene encoding uncharacterized protein isoform X2, which produces MMEFFECLGVDMETYHMSLSVSLDHGHGCEWGTRKGFSSLFAQKKNLLNPYFLQMIREIIRFKQDVISYLEEVDNNPDIDCNETLGQFIKSHGYSELFQKAYLIPICASIWSCPLAGVLSFSSYYILLFFRDHHLLQIFDLPQLLTVRWRSQTYVNKVKEELEKRGCQIRTGCEVNSVSTNEEGCTIACTDGATEVYDGCIITTHAPDTLKMLGEEATYDETRILGAFHYIYSDIFLHRDKTFLPHNPEAWIACNFLGTMNDRSCVTYSLNIMQNLGDSNQPYLVTLDPPQEPDHTLLKWTTGHLVPSVAASKASNELHQIQGKRGIWFCGTYQGYGFHEDGLKAGMVAADGMLRRNCRILDNPKHMVPTWTETGARLVVTRFLKSFIETGCIILLEEGGTIFTFQGTDRKCCLKVLLRIHSTKFYWKVATQADLGLADAFIHGDFSFVDKNEGLLNLLMIFVANRDMKASVKRSSKKRGWWMPLIFTAALSSAKYFIQHVSNHNTLTQARRNISRHYDLSNELFSLFLDETMTYSCAIFKSEDEDLKDAQLRKIRRLISKAKISAEHHILEIGFGWGSLAMEVVKQTGCKYTGITLSEQQLEYAQLRVEQAGLQDQITFLLCDYRQIPNKDKYDRIISCGMLEHVGHDFIGEFFTCCESALAEYGLLVLQFISIPDERYEEYRQSSDFMKEYIFPGGCVPALSRVTSAMAAASRLCVEHLEEIGIHYYQTLRCWRENFLKNKSQIRSLGFDDKFIRTWEYYFDYCAAGFKTCTIGDYQIVFSRPGNVAVFGDPYNYSPSTYYRV; this is translated from the exons ATGATGGAATTTTTTGAGTGCCTTGGAGTTGATATGGAGACCTATCATATGTCATTATCAGTGAGCTTAGACCATGGCCATGGTTGCGAATGGGGTACTCGAAAGggattctctagtttgtttgcACAGAAGAAGAATCTCTTGAATCCATATTTTTTGCAAATGATTAGAGAAATCATCAGATTCAAACAGGATGTCATAAG TTACCTTGAAGAAGTTGACAATAATCCCGACATTGATTGCAATGAAACGTTAGGGCAATTTATTAAGTCACATGGCTATTCAGAGTTATTTCAGAAGGCTTATCTG ATTCCAATATGTGCTTCAATCTGGTCCTGTCCCTTAGCAGGAGTATTGAGCTTTTCTTCTTACTACATTCTTTTATTCTTCCGCGACCACCATCTTCTGCAG ATCTTTGATCTCCCTCAATTGCTAACTGTAAGATGGCGATCACAGACATATGTAAATAAG GTTAAGGAAGAGCTGGAGAAGAGAGGTTGCCAAATAAGAACTGGTTGTGAAGTAAATTCTGTATCGACAAATGAAGAAG GTTGTACCATAGCTTGCACTGATGGTGCCACAGAAGTATATGATGGATGCATAATCACTACACATGCTCCAGATACTCTGAAAATGTTAGGCGAAGAGGCAACATATGATGAAACAAGAATACTAGGTGCTTTCCATTATATCTATAG TGATATTTTTCTTCATCGTGACAAAACATTCCTGCCTCACAATCCGGAAGCATGGATTGCTTGTAACTTTCTTGGAACCATGAATGATAGATCATGTGTCACATATTCGCTCAATATAATGCAG AATCTTGGTGACTCGAACCAGCCTTATCTCGTAACCCTCGATCCTCCTCAAGAACCAGATCATACGTTGCTTAAATGGACAACAGGCCACCTAGTCCCTTCAGTTGCTGCGTCAAAAGCTTCGAATGAGCTACATCAAATCCAAGGGAAGAGAGGAATATGGTTTTGTGGAACATATCAAG GGTACGGTTTCCATGAGGATGGACTAAAG GCGGGTATGGTTGCTGCAGATGGCATGCTTAGAAGAAATTGTCGTATTCTGGACAATCCCAAGCACATGGTACCAACCTGGACTGAAACAGGAGCACGCCTCGTCGTTACTAGATTCCTCAAAAGTTTCATTGAAACTGGATGCATAAT CTTGTTGGAAGAAGGAGGTACAATTTTCACTTTCCAAGGAACAGATAGGAAATGCTGTCTCAAAGTTTTGCTTAGAATCCATAGTACAAAGTTTTACTGGaag GTTGCAACTCAAGCTGATCTAGGCCTTGCTGATGCCTTTATTCATGGGGATTTCTCTTttgttgataagaatgaagGTCTTCTCAATCTTCTCATG ATATTTGTTGCCAATAGAGATATGAAAGCATCTGTTAAAAGGTCTAGCAAGAAAAG AGGTTGGTGGATGCCATTGATTTTTACAGCAGCACTGTCATCTGCAAAATATTTCATTCAACACGTCTCGAATCATAACACTCTGACTCAGGCTCGTCGGAATATTTCTCGCCATTATGACCTG AGTAATGAACTCTTCTCACTCTTTCTGGATGAGACAATGACATATTCATGTGCAATATTCAAG AGTGAGGATGAAGACCTAAAAGATGCACAACTGAGAAAGATTCGTCGTCTCATTAGTAAG GCAAAGATTAGCGCAGAACATCATATATTAGAGATTGGATTTGGTTGGGGAAGTTTGGCTATGGAAGTTGTCAAGCAAACAGGATGTAAATATACTGGAATAACTCTCTCAGAGCAGCAACTAGAGTATGCACAGTTGAGAGTTGAGCAAGCAGGCCTTCAG GATCAAATAACATTTCTCCTATGTGACTATCGCCAAATCCCAAATAAGGACAAGTATGATAGGATTATATCATG CGGTATGTTAGAACATGTTGGTCATGATTTCATAGGGGAATTCTTTACTTGCTGTGAGTCTGCATTGGCAGAATATGGACTTCTAGTCCTGCAG TTCATTTCGATACCAGACGAGAGGTATGAAGAATACAGGCAGAGCTCAGACTTCATGAAAGAGTATATATTTCCAGGTGGATGCGTGCCCGCACTAAGTCGAGTAACATCAGCCATGGCTGCTGCATCGAGACTATG TGTCGAGCACCTGGAGGAGATAGGAATTCATTACTACCAGACACTGAGATGTTGGCGAGAAAACTTCCTGAAAAACAAAAG CCAAATTCGTTCTTTGGGATTCGATGACAAGTTCATCAGGACATGGGAGTACTACTTTGACTATTGTGCTGCTGGATTCAAAACGTGCACAATAGGAGATTATCAG aTTGTATTTTCAAGGCCAGGCAATGTTGCAGTTTTTGGTGATCCTTACAATTACTCCCCTTCAACTTATTATAGAGTTTAA